The Pan paniscus chromosome 17, NHGRI_mPanPan1-v2.0_pri, whole genome shotgun sequence genomic interval gatttggggtggagagttctgtaaatgtctatgaggtccgcttggtgcagagctgagttcaattcctggatatccttgttaactttctctcATTgctctgtctaatgttgacagtggggtgttaacgtCTCCCATTATtagtattattgtgtgggagtctaagtctctttctaggtctctaaggacttgctttatgaatctgggtgctcctgtattgggtgcatatatatttaggatagttagctcttcttgttgaattgatccctttaccattatgtaatggccttctttgtctcttttgatctttgttggtttcaagtctgttttatccgagactaggattgcaacccctgcctttttttgttttccatttgcttggtagatcttcctccatcattttattttgagcctatgtgtgtctctgcatgtgagatgggtttcttgaatacagcacactgatgggtcttgactctttatccaatttgccagtctgtgtcttttaattggagcatttagcccatttacatttaaggttaatatcgttatgtgtgaatttgatcctgtcattatgatgttagctggttattttgctcgttggttgatgcaatttcttcctagcattgatggtctttacaatttggcatgtttttgcagtggctggtactggttgttcctttctatgtttagtgcttccttcaggagctcttttagggcaggcctggtagtgacaaaatctctcagcatttgcttgtctgtgaagtattttatttctccttcacttatgaagcttagtttggctggatatgaaattctgggttgaaaattattttctttaagaatgttgaatattggcccccactctcttctgactcatagagtttctgctgagagatcccctgttagtctgatgggcttccctttgtgggtaacccgacctttctctctggctgcccttaacattttttccttcatttcaactttggtgaatctgacaattatgtgtcttggagttgctcttctcgaggagtatctttgtggtgttctctgtatttcctgaatttgaatgttggcctgccttgctagattggggaagttctcctggataatatcctgcagagtgttttccaacttggttccattctccccgtcactttcaggtacaccaatcagatgtagatttggtcttttcacatactcccatatttcctggaggctttgttcgtttctttttattcttttttctctgaacttcttgcttcatttcattcatttgatcttccatcactgataccttttcttccagttgatcgaatcgactactgaagcttgtgcattcatcatgtagttctcgtgccttggttttcagttccatcaggtcctttaaggacttctctgcattggttattctagttagccattcgtctaatcttttttcaaggtttttaacttctttgccatgggttcgaacttcctcctttatcTCGGaatagtttgatcatctgaagccttcttctctcaactcgtcaaagtcattatccgtccagctttgttctgttgctggtgaggagctgcgttcctttggaggaggagaggcgctctgatttttagagtttccagtttttctgctgttttttccccatctttgtggttttatctacctttggtctttgatgatgggtGACATActgatggggttttggtgtggatgtcctttctgtttgttagttttccttctaacagacaggatcctcagctgcaggtctgttgcagtttgctggaggcccACTCCAGACCGTTTGcatgggtatcagcagcggagactgcagaacagcagatattggtgaacagcaaatgttgctgcctgatcattcctctggaagttttgtctcagaggagtacccagccgtgtgaggtgtcagtctgcccctactgggggggtgcctcccagttaggctactcaggggtcagggacccacttgagaaggcagtctgtccgttctcagatctccagctgtgtgctgggagaaccactactctcttcaaagctgtcagacagggacatttaagtctgcagagaattctgctgccttttgtttggctgtgccctgctcccagaggtggagtctacagaggcaggcaggcctccttgagctgcagtgggctccacccacttcgagcttcctggccactttgttcacCTACTCAAGCCtaggcaatggcgggtgcccctcccccagccttgctgccgccttgcggtttgatctcagactgctgtgctagcaatgagcgaggctccgtgggcgtagcaCTCTCTTAGTCaggcgcaggatataatctcctggtatgccatttgctcagttggaaatgtagaaatcacccgtcttctgcgtcgctcacgctgggagctgtagactggagctgttcctattcggccatcttggctccacccctcaAGAATTCTTAACTGTAAGGTGGCAAGACTTTCTGTAACCTGGACAGGTACACAGATGAATATATACTAGGTGGTTTCAAACGTCTTATAGTCGAAATAGCTATTGATGTGTGTTATATTACCTGACTTCTTATTGCTAACAAATTGCTCATTGTCAATGGGTCATGCAGTGTTGTAAATTCTGTATTgtgcttctttctttcatttgttgcTTCTCTTTGTAAttctatgaattttttaaatttaaaaacattctgaGAAGAGGTTCTAAATTTCCTAGACTGTTACAGAAGTCCACAGTAGGAAAAGAATTAAGAACCTGTGCCAGGAAAATCAATCATGTATGAACCAAAGAAGTTATATACAAATTTTGTTTGCATATGagtatgtatatatttctgtgaagaagGATCATAGTTTACACCACATTTTCAGAGGTCCTCAACCCTCCCCAAagattaaacatatttttgtaaatCCAAGTGAAATGACTTATAATTCCTATAAATAACCCGATAAAGGTTTTTCTTCCTGTAATTTCACGCCAAGACTAACCATTGGAAGGCACATACTAAGGCCGACCTACGTGGACAAATAAGCATAGCCTTTATAAGTATTTTGCCCTTTTGCCTTAAAATAGCTGGTACCAAGCAACGATTCCAAAACTTGGAAAGCCAAATGTTCCACTAGGAATCTACTGCTATAGTTCTACAAATTCAACAAATAACAAGAAGTTATTAGAGacttacatattaaaaatatactcaACATAAATTATAATATGGGAGCAGCTATCCTAAAATAGGCTTAAAATTTTTCCATCTAATTAAACACAAGATAAAACCAAATCACTTCTCAAAAtggttctaaattttaaaaatccactaataaaaaattataggCCATTTTAATTTATTGCTAAAAACCAGTTATTTTTAGCATAAgtgtaaatttaaacatttcttaccCTTTCAATACTGTGTTGCAAACGTAGTTTCATCCTTACAACTTCCTGTTGTCGAAAAAGCTCTTTAAGTGGATCTGACAGTGAAGGTGGTGGTGTAATCtaattaaaaagatatatatagtttaaaatattaggttttatttacaataatgggctattcttttaaaattaaacccTTTTAGTgcataaaaaaacaaattctgatGTCCTGTGAATTAAATAATACAGCACTAGTTATAGAACTGACTGTTACTTCTGTTTGGAAACATTGAGCACAGTTTAGATGTTTTGATTCTAAGGCCACAACAAATTTCAAAGAGCAAATTAGAAGGACTATGGAAGTTATTCCAGCGAGACACATTTTAGATCATCAGTAAGTGACAGCTCACAgacaaggagggaaggaggagtcaCAAAACCAGAAAAgctggtataaacatggaggAAACACTCGTAAAGATTAAAGCAGTTCAATTGTATCTATATAGTGAGGTCTGTCTGCAGACatgataaatataatatcaaacaCTGAAGTCCTGAGtgttacatttaattcttttataAAAGCAGATGAAATGGTCTgagaaatttttttcaaactttattaCATGTAATATCCCAATGACTTTGTCTATCCATACTCCAAAAAGCTTCTGGTTCATCTCTAATTTGATATTGTAGTGTAATATCAAATTACACTACAAACCCAGAAGAGAGGTGTTTTCCGGTAGATGCTGGAGGTTAAGGAAGCTGATTCAATCTATGCGTGTAACTGCACTGTTACAATAAGATacactggccgggcatggtggtccacacctgtaatcccagcactttgggaggccaagatgggcggatcacgaggttagtagttcgagaccagcctgattaaatggtgaagtcctgtctctactaaaaatacaaaaattagccgggtgtggtggcacatgcctgtaatcctaacttctcaggaggctgaggcaggaaaattgcctgaactcaggaggtggaagttgcagtgagttgagatcatgccactgcattccagcctgggtgacagagcgagactctgtctcaaaaaaaaaaaagggggacatcttggccgggcatggtggctctcgcctgtaatcccatcactttgggaggctgaagtaggaggattgcttgagaccaggagtttgagaccagcctgggcaacatattgagacccccatctcaaaaaaaaaatttaaaaattagctggatgtggtggtgtctgcctgtagcctcagcaactcaggaggctgagatgggaggatagcttgagtccagaagtttgaggctgcagtaaactatgattgcaccactgcactccagcctgggcaacacagggaggccctgtctcttaagttaaaaacaaaactaaaaacaaaacaaaacaaaagatatcCAAGAGATGGCAATAACCATCTGTGATCCCTACTCTTTTTCTACCCCTTGGAGAATTTGTATTTTCCCCCTTATTCTTGCTTATAATTACTGCCAGCATATTATGGCAAAGTAAGATATCTTAGCATGTTTTGGCAAGTTATAACACTTCTGGTTTAACAGTCAATTTCCACATCAAAGTAGGACAACCAGGTATTTTCCACTTCTTGATGTAGTGCCACAGGAATCATGTAACACCATATATGAAAAGTTCTTGACAAAAATCACACCTGGCTCTACAGACTCTATAATCAGCATTATGAGAGACTGAAAACATGTTAAATAACACCACAAAGACTCAATCAGTTGAAGCACAATGTGGAAAATTCTACAGGACAAATAACTCACTGGAACTGACCATTTCTCAGGCCTCTAATTGCAGtaattcatttgtttaatttctgCGTCCTGTGAACTGCTTTAAACTTAGCATGAGTTGTAGGTAGTTTGGTGCTGTTTTAGTTTTGGAAAACCATATAGGCCTCTAGTTATTTCAAGGAATGTAGAGGACGAATATCTACTGTCTGACACTGAGGTGCCAGAGAAAGCTTCCTCAAGAGGGTAAATACCTGACCTGCATCTTAAAGGAAGAGCCAGAGTTAGAGTTAGTGAAACGAATCAtgtgggaagaaaggaaaaggagggagggaggtaatTCCCAAAAGAGGATGGCatgcaaaaacaaacagaatggTATCTGCAGACAActctaggttggtgcaaaagtaattgcggttttgccattactCTCGTCGTCATTTCACACCATTTTGTCAAATTTGATGTTCTAAGAACTTAAGACCACAGAGGAGATCAGCAGGGGCAAAATAATACAGGCTGCAGTCTACTCTGTAAATGTGCTTTTCTTAAAGTATGTTCCACAGAAGATTGGGCCCACAATTTCTCTTACGATTCTTTACAATCTTACAATTCTGTGAAGATCTACAAAAATGCTTCCAAGAACAAGTTTGGAAAACACTGTATACTTGTATAAATGTACCCACTTAGAAAACTCCCAATACATCAAAGGTTCTGGTAAGTTCTGCAGTGAACCTATTTTTAGATTAACAGTGCttcccaaacttatttgaccATGAAAGCCTCCCCCATTTGCACAGGAGGCATTTAAATAACATGCTGTGGAAGAGGTATTATGTAGAACATGTTAGGGTTAAGTAACAGAGAACCATGAAAGGTCTGACAGCTTGCTGCTCTGTGTGAACAGACACCATGGGGACAAGATTGTAGGCAGGGAATTGAGGAAGCAGATTACTATTGTGTTGGTGTGAGATGGAGGAGGGAGTGAAGGAAATGGGTTCGAAAAATACTAGTGACTGGCCCAATAAACATAAACAAGAAGGAACACCTCAGAAGGACTTGAGGCTTAGTGTGAGAATGGGAGGGTGGTAAGGGACCACAGGAGGgaacaggaaaggagaaagagaagcaggTCATTGGGTAAGTTCAGCTCAGTGCTGACTTACTGAATTTCTGGAGCTTATGGACATTCAGGTGGAGCTATGCAGTTACAAAAaagaagccaaggagagagatctGGGCAGGATATTTAAATGTGATAATCATTAACATAGATCACAtacagaagaaagggaaaatcaCCAAAGAGATACGGAGGTTTTCTGAGGAAACTTTCCCTCTGCTGTTTTCCCCATCTATCTTTTAAGTAAATCATGCTTGGAGATTTTCTCTTTCAATATCTGGGTCCCAGGAGTCTTGAGAATACTCGCTCCCCTGACAGCTTCTCATGGATGCACTTTCCTTTTATCACCCACTCTTGGAACCCCTCCAAGATTTCGGTAGTGTGTAATCAGTGGCCACAGTAGAGACTAGGTTGTAACAAATCTCGTTTTCCTCCCTGTTCATTTGATTTTGGAGATTTGACCTGCAGTTTTACTCCCCTTGATTTCCTCTGGAAAAATGGCAGCATTTTGATTAAATTATGATTAAAGTactggaaggaaaaacaaactgaCTCTGGGTATGTTTtaccacatttattttttatttttgtagacatcctgttggtcttgaactcctggcctcaagtggtctttccaccttggcctcctaaagtattgggattacagttatTGTTATCAGGCCTGGCCTCCACTTTATAATTTCTAATGGGTTCTATAATTGGATTACATAAATGTGAGGGAAGATTACTTCATAAAATGGCAATTAGTTGGCTGGGAGGAAACAAATGGATAAAGCCATATtggaaagtaagaaaaagaatgtAGGGCCCACAAGATTTTTGTTATtctggtctttattatttttcaaactaaattttaaacaaatgagtTTCAGTCCAGTAAACTCAAACACACAGCATTTTATGTACAAAGTCTGGAGTTCTTATTATTAGCTTGAATAAATATGACCCTTATAGTGATTTGCAGCTGTATAAAATAACAGCAACCACCTTAAATCTATATagtgttttaaagttttaatggGCTTTAGCATATACTATTTCAACCTGCTTTGAGGTAGGGGAGAcatttattcttgttttacagatgtgaaaactaaGGATCAGAGATGGGAAATGAATTATTTAAGATCACACAGTGGGTCTGTAGCAAAATCCACTCTGCAGTAATATATGCAAATTGGAAATCTACAGTGCTTTCTACTATATTGTGCTATGTTTTGCTGCTTTAGtaattctcattaaaaaataaaaattaaaaaaacttccCACTACATCCAGGAATATTTCTCACCTATGCTTTTAGTCTCTTTTAGAACAATATTTGACACAACTAAACTTCTAATATAACTAGACATATCCCGAGAATTGTTTCAAGGAAGTCAAACTTGAATTACATCACCTTTGCAAGAGTAAGAAAAGGTGACAGTATGAATATaacatacacacatttatgtgtttatatagaGTCTGCATATGTAAACACATAAATGTGTCTATGTTAAACACATAAATGTGTTTATGTTGTTAAACACGTAAATGTGTTTATGTTACATTAAACATGTGTTTAACATAAATGTGTATAAATTCCTGGataaatttatacaataaatgtatacatatataaagtcaACAGATTGATTTAAGGCAGCAACATAATATGGTTCACCTGAAATGATTTTTACTGAAATAGTTTGTATaaagttctaatttaaatttGTTCTTTATAGTTATACCTGTATTTGAAGCCTATGTCACTACATATTATTTCGGCTAAAATTTCTTACTCTTTAAGGGAAAATAAAGTTGGGGAATGAAAGAAACAAGAACGTTACTAGCTTTATATCTCGACTCACTGACAGATTATTTTGCTGAAATAATCTATCTACTAGAAAACTTCAAATTACGTATGTGGCTAGCATTATACTTCTATTGGGCAGTGTTACAGGTGTATAGCAAGTGATGATGTTACTTACTGTGGGAATACAAATCTTGCTTAAGGGGTTTCCATCCAGGAGATATGATCCGTTAAATGTTACATATTCGTCATAGTACTGAGGTGCTTGAGGAATCACACTACACAGTAATTTgcgtttttcttctatttttttccttatgtgCAAGTATTCAAAATATGGATTTGCTCTCTCTGAACTGTATGGCTGAATCTCATCTAGTTTTAGAGAATCTACAATGGCTGCCAGAGATTGCtgagttttctcttttgcttGTAGTAAAGAGGGACTCACTTGCACAGGCTGAGGTACACGTGACACTTTCCTTTTCCGTGGATGGTGAATTTGAGGATCGTCATCTTCAGTTAATCTTATTCTTCCTCTAGGAGATGAGGATTCACTGTCTTTTTCTGATAATAGTGTACAGCTAGCAAGAATCTGTTTGCTTTGATTTGCCATTGTATTTGCTTTGTTTCTAGTCATTCTTTGAGGGATTTGGTTTTCAGTTTTATCATCTTCGGCATTTTCTTCTAATTCTACTTTAACTAACTGACCATATTTATGCATTTCTGGTTGAGTTGACTGCTGTGAATGGTTTTCCAGACTTGATAAAATGCTTTGTTGAGATTCCTCATCTTCTATGGAAAGCAAACACTTTTCACTTTCAGGACAATGTTTTGGATCTTGTTCATTTAGGTTTCCTTTTGGCATCCCTGCATTCATTTCACATAAATCAGAATCACACCTATTCAAATGAGTTAAAACCAAACTCtccagtttgttttctttttcatgtgaaaTGACCTGAGTATCAGTTGTGCTATTCTCAACTTCATGGCCACTGGAAGACTTGTAAGTTAGTTTGCTAAATGCATAATGTGTATTTAGCTGGGTAGAGGCATCACTTCCATTAAAGTCCTTTTCTGATGGTAACACAGGTAAAGTATAAGCTTTCTCAAAGTTTGGTGATGCTTCTTGAATAGTGCTGTCAGAGTACACTGGGACAAAGGCATCTGTTTTTTGAACATCTCCTAGGACAAAagtattttctgtatcttttgtaGATTCATTATCAGTATCTAAAGCAGAACTAATAATCTGAACTGCATTTTTTTGTTGTAAAATACCTGGCTCTTGATTAGCAACATATGACAAAGACATATGTTTAGAAATCGATTCAGCATCTGAAAGTGATTGGCTGGGGAAAGAGCAAGGCTGCTGTGGAGGCATAAAGGATGCCGGATCCTGAGCACAAGAGTTTCCTGGCAGTTCAGTCTGGCGCAGGGATAAAAAATCAGCATTTTCTTTCAATATCTTATTTTCAGAATTACAAAAACTCTGAAGAGAGGATTCTTGATCAGGTATGTTAGAATTTGGGCAGATATAGTCTCTGGTGCTTAATGTCTCTAGTCTATCAACAGGCATCTCCCATGACTTATTCTGGATCACACCAACCTGACTAGATGGCTCTAAATGCACTGGACTGTCCATTACAGTGCTCACTGGGGCAGTATTCTTGATGAGATTTCTATCAGCTGAAACATATTTGCTGTTTGAAGCTCCAGTTGGAGAAGTTGCAAAACTGGAATGTATGTTAGATACATTTGAAAGGTCTCTTTCAGGCACATTTGAGAATACCTCAGGTTTGGGAGAAGGACTAGTATCTCTTGGCACAATTAATAAGCTACCTTGATTGCTCTCTTCTGATATTGTTTGGAATTGTTTGGTATGTTCACAAATGACAGAAGGCATGCTACATCTTCGAACTTCTATGGTAGGTCTCCCCTCGCTTATAATTAGTTTAACATCTTCTACAGAAGATGACCTAAGATGGGATGCTGAAAGTCTGTTTGCATATGGTGGTTTAATCCGCTCCGGCAAGTCAGCCAGGCTGTCCAATTCCCTTTCATGAAGAGCAGGAGATTTGGCAATTGACAAAAAAGGTGACTGGGAAAAGGACATTTGGGATTCTGAACTCTCTAACATAAAGTCAGAGTCATACTCAACTGGAGGCCTTGGGGTTGTCACTGTAGTATGGCAGGAATCTTCTGAACTAGCAACAGAAATCATGGATACAGATCTGGAGCTGAGACCCGGCTTTTCATTTTCTGATCTAGGAGACCTGTTTAAGCTATTATCTGAAACAAAAGATGACTTCCCTAAAGTCATTACATTTTTGGTGTCAACAGATTGTGATCTGTTACTTACAGCATCTTTAGGTTGTTTCTCCTTGGTATATGCATCAGTCACTTCTGAACTCTTTGACCTAGTAAGTTCTTTATTTTTGGATTCAGTTGGTGtatgctttgttttttctttatcttttattttaagttctaaaCAGTTTCGGTTTCTCAAccgttctttttctttttgcttaattttttccttatgttttttGTGCCACTGTTCTATTTCTAGGTCTTTAAGGCTTAGCATTCGTTCAAAACTTGTCTGCATTAAATCATCATTCactaacctcttttctttaggcCGGGTATCTTTTGATGCTGGTGATGACTTAGGTTTAGGCTTATCTGCTTCAGATTTTAGTTTGAGTAagctatttatttgaattttatctttaTGTTTGTCTCGTTCtttgtatctatctatatctttatcttttttatctttttcttttccatctggAGTTTTCAAAGgttcatcttttgttttttctttaagggaTAAGGGTTTTTCATGTTGTGCTTTATTACCGTCTActatacttgattttttttcttccagtatgTGTTTGGAGTTAGTTATATTTATACTTTCTTTATCTctagatttttcctttttatctagctccctgtctttttctttatttttgcctttttctgaTTTACTGTATTCACTATTAtctgattgtttattttttttctccatcaagtgcttttctttgctttctgctAGATGCCTCTCTTTTTCAGGCTTTTCTTTGTCATGTTTCCTATCCatcttttctctacttttctcTCTGTCGTCAGTTTTTTTAATAGCAGCAGTATTTTTGCTCTTCTCACCTTCTTTATGGCATTTTTCTGTGTGATGCGAATATAGcttgtccttttcttttattttatcaaCGCATTCACTAAGATctaatttgtctttttctgacTTATGCTCatgttttatcttcttttctttttcaaagttttttctttccatcttctcAATGTCCTTTTCTTTAGTTTGAGATCGCTTCTCAggtttttctttactttcctttatatgcttttcttgtttttcaatgtctatttccttttccactaaaTGAAGCCCTATAGATTCCTCAATGGCACTCATACCCAAAGAAGTAAATTCTGAGTCTTTATCTGTGGgtatgttttctctctcttcttttagatcttttattttttcctccctaaAAGATTTCTCGCTTTCCTTTTTAATCTTGTCTCGTTCCTCTTTAAAGTTCCTCTCTTTTGACACATGCTTTTCCTTGGTTGATTTATCATCTTTgatgtttttttccaattttgattttttttctaatgttaagGATTCATGTTCCATATTTAAAAAGAGATCTTCAGTTtcatcacttttaaaaaaattctctttccAAAATTCTCTATCAAATTCCACACTCCTCTGCAGTTCTTTGGCACTATccttagttttgtatttttccttttcaccttcaatttcttttttatgcttttctttttccctctctttatgcttcaatttatgtttttttaatgttttaccttctttatccatttttttcagtgTGCAATCTGAATTTTCAAATGTTGGACTATGATCTTCATCCTTTATTTTGGCATTTGATTTTTCACCAAATTCTAAGTGGAaatctttctgatgtttgcttttttccttatGCTTACAAGATTTTACACTTGAACTTTCTGGCAAGAATTCAGATTCTGTATTATCATACCGAACAAGATCAGGCTGTAATGACATTTCAGAACTTCCTGGTGATAAACATGTTTTAGTATGTTCTTGTTTTAGTGGTGTTGACTGTTTTTCACTTAATCCACAAGAATGTTTGGGAGATTTACCAGtggaaatatgaaataaatgtaatgaaGTATCATCTTTTGGGCTAAAAGATTTCCTAAAGTTCCCCTCCTCTCTGGTCTTTTCTGAACAATCTAGTCCAGTATTTACTGTCAAGTTTGTtattcttgtattttcttttccttccttttcttgcttTAGCTCTTggttctctttgtttttattctgatttttcaattttcttttaactttgccTTTCTGTTTGTGTTCACCTGAAACTACATATTCCTTTTTGGTTTGTATATCAGAATTTGATGTTTCAGGGATGACGGAACATGAAGTAGAAATCTTTTTATTCTGAAGAGCTTCTTCATCAGAACTTTCAGTACTTGAATATAAGACCCTagatggcttttgttttttacttttaaatgattTAGGATAGAAGGCTTTCTCCTGTTTTGCAAATAAATGAGTTTTTTCTGCTTCAGGTTCATTTTCTTTTCGTTGTTCTTTCCTAAGAATATGCCTATCATCAATCATCTTATTAatttcttcatcatcatcatctttgaACTCATACTCATCAAGGGCAGATGGAAGAGGTGTTTTACTGGGAAGTATCTGTTTACTTTCACAGATGagagagtctttctctgtttcaGAGTCAATATTTTCATCAACACTAGAAGGATTTACAGATTGAGCCTCTTCGGAATctagaataaaaaaaagaaaatgtggtgtgggtcaaacaaaacacaactgccagaaaaataattttttttttctgagaaaaagaTATAGCTTATACAATACATATTTCAAACAATTCATAATCACTTCagatttatatggaaataatgtaATAGCAATGTGTAAGAACTCTGATAGTGTTGTAGAACAGCTTTTCTAGAGAATATGCTTTATGGTGAGGCTCCTTTTGACACTTCTAAAAGCACAGTATATGTTAAAATcacaatatatagtataaaaataCAGTCCTGCAGTCAACATAGAAGCgtgtatctctttgatatactgatttcctttcttttgggtgtatacccagcagttggattgctgaatcatatggtagctctatttgtagttttttggggaatctccaaactgttctccaaagtggctgtttctcaccagcaatgtacaagggttcccctttctccgcATTTAtgccagcattcattattgcctatcttttggataaaagccatttcaaATGGGGTGAGAGGAAATTAGTATACTGAAGAGAtaacctgcactcccatgtttactgcaacactattcacaatagccaagatatggaatcaaccttgtgtccatcaacagatgaatggataaagaaaatgaggttcatatacacagtggaatattattcagccatagaaaagaatgaaattctatcatttgccacaacatggatggaactggaggacagtacttttaagtgaaataagccagacacactAAGACAAATATAGCACGTTCTCACTTGTATGTGGGAGCAAAAAATTAAACTCATGGAAATAGTAGAATGACAGC includes:
- the ANKRD12 gene encoding ankyrin repeat domain-containing protein 12 isoform X6, which translates into the protein MKEKSSMKRKLPFTISPSRNEERDSDTEKEGPEKKKTKKEAGNKKSTPVSILFGYPLSERKQMALLMQMTARDNSPDSTPNHPSQTTPAQKKTPSSSSRQKDKVNKRNERGETPLHMAAIRGDVKQVKELISLGANVNVKDFAGWTPLHEACNVGYYDVAKILIAAGADVNTQGLDDDTPLHDSASSGHRDIVKLLLRHGGNPFQANKHGERPVDVAETEELELLLKREVPLSDDDESYTDSEEAQSVNPSSVDENIDSETEKDSLICESKQILPSKTPLPSALDEYEFKDDDDEEINKMIDDRHILRKEQRKENEPEAEKTHLFAKQEKAFYPKSFKSKKQKPSRVLYSSTESSDEEALQNKKISTSCSVIPETSNSDIQTKKEYVVSGEHKQKGKVKRKLKNQNKNKENQELKQEKEGKENTRITNLTVNTGLDCSEKTREEGNFRKSFSPKDDTSLHLFHISTGKSPKHSCGLSEKQSTPLKQEHTKTCLSPGSSEMSLQPDLVRYDNTESEFLPESSSVKSCKHKEKSKHQKDFHLEFGEKSNAKIKDEDHSPTFENSDCTLKKMDKEGKTLKKHKLKHKEREKEKHKKEIEGEKEKYKTKDSAKELQRSVEFDREFWKENFFKSDETEDLFLNMEHESLTLEKKSKLEKNIKDDKSTKEKHVSKERNFKEERDKIKKESEKSFREEKIKDLKEERENIPTDKDSEFTSLGMSAIEESIGLHLVEKEIDIEKQEKHIKESKEKPEKRSQTKEKDIEKMERKNFEKEKKIKHEHKSEKDKLDLSECVDKIKEKDKLYSHHTEKCHKEGEKSKNTAAIKKTDDREKSREKMDRKHDKEKPEKERHLAESKEKHLMEKKNKQSDNSEYSKSEKGKNKEKDRELDKKEKSRDKESINITNSKHILEEKKSSIVDGNKAQHEKPLSLKEKTKDEPLKTPDGKEKDKKDKDIDRYKERDKHKDKIQINSLLKLKSEADKPKPKSSPASKDTRPKEKRLVNDDLMQTSFERMLSLKDLEIEQWHKKHKEKIKQKEKERLRNRNCLELKIKDKEKTKHTPTESKNKELTRSKSSEVTDAYTKEKQPKDAVSNRSQSVDTKNVMTLGKSSFVSDNSLNRSPRSENEKPGLSSRSVSMISVASSEDSCHTTVTTPRPPVEYDSDFMLESSESQMSFSQSPFLSIAKSPALHERELDSLADLPERIKPPYANRLSASHLRSSSVEDVKLIISEGRPTIEVRRCSMPSVICEHTKQFQTISEESNQGSLLIVPRDTSPSPKPEVFSNVPERDLSNVSNIHSSFATSPTGASNSKYVSADRNLIKNTAPVSTVMDSPVHLEPSSQVGVIQNKSWEMPVDRLETLSTRDYICPNSNIPDQESSLQSFCNSENKILKENADFLSLRQTELPGNSCAQDPASFMPPQQPCSFPSQSLSDAESISKHMSLSYVANQEPGILQQKNAVQIISSALDTDNESTKDTENTFVLGDVQKTDAFVPVYSDSTIQEASPNFEKAYTLPVLPSEKDFNGSDASTQLNTHYAFSKLTYKSSSGHEVENSTTDTQVISHEKENKLESLVLTHLNRCDSDLCEMNAGMPKGNLNEQDPKHCPESEKCLLSIEDEESQQSILSSLENHSQQSTQPEMHKYGQLVKVELEENAEDDKTENQIPQRMTRNKANTMANQSKQILASCTLLSEKDSESSSPRGRIRLTEDDDPQIHHPRKRKVSRVPQPVQVSPSLLQAKEKTQQSLAAIVDSLKLDEIQPYSSERANPYFEYLHIRKKIEEKRKLLCSVIPQAPQYYDEYVTFNGSYLLDGNPLSKICIPTITPPPSLSDPLKELFRQQEVVRMKLRLQHSIEREKLIVSNEQEVLRVHYRAARTLANQTLPFSACTVLLDAEVYNVPLDSQSDDSKTSVRDRFNARQFMSWLQDVDDKFDKLKTCLLMRQQHEAAALNAVQRLEWQLKLQELDPATYKSISIYEIQEFYVPLVDVNDDFELTPI